One genomic region from Salvia hispanica cultivar TCC Black 2014 chromosome 2, UniMelb_Shisp_WGS_1.0, whole genome shotgun sequence encodes:
- the LOC125204609 gene encoding 21 kDa protein-like, producing MGSPNSLTIFSLIILSLTFSYAAAANPAASFIRSSCKATTYPAVCEKSLSTYASSIKKSPRQLVMTALTVSVDTAESAKSFVAKLTKFRGLKPRERSAIKDCLEEMSDSVDRLSKSVKELKKLGRGKGPEFTWHMSNLQTWVSAALTDDSTCSDGFAGKALNGRIKNSIRTRMTNVAQLTSNALALCNKFADKYT from the coding sequence atgggGTCTCCCAACAGTCTCACaatattctcactcataatcctctctctcacattctcatacgccgccgccgccaaccCAGCGGCCAGCTTCATCAGAAGCTCATGCAAAGCCACAACATACCCCGCCGTGTGCGAGAAGTCCCTCTCCACATACGCCTCCTCCATCAAAAAAAGCCCGCGGCAGCTGGTGATGACGGCGCTTACGGTGAGCGTCGACACCGCGGAATCGGCCAAGTCATTCGTCGCCAAGCTCACAAAGTTTCGCGGGCTGAAGCCGAGGGAGCGGTCCGCCATCAAGGACTGCTTGGAGGAGATGAGCGACAGCGTGGATAGGCTGAGCAAATCGGTGAAGGAGCTGAAGAAGTTGGGGCGGGGCAAGGGCCCGGAGTTCACTTGGCATATGAGCAATCTGCAGACGTGGGTAAGCGCCGCGCTCACGGATGACTCCACCTGCTCGGACGGGTTTGCGGGCAAGGCCTTGAATGGCCGGATCAAGAATTCCATCCGGACCCGGATGACTAATGTGGCGCAGCTTACTAGTAATGCGCTCGCTCTCTGTAATAAGTTTGCGGATAAGTATACTTAA